The genomic region CAATTGGTAAAAAACTCGGTATTGGATTCGGAATTGTCATTACTTCTCTTATTTTAATTGCGGTTTTAGGTTTGGTTGGTTTCGTTCAAATTCAATCATTGAAAGATGAGAATGTTTTAACTACAATAAAAACAATTTGCCTTTTAATTACAGGAATTGCATTATTTACGACATTAATTGGATTTTTCCTTGCTATTTCCATTTCTCAATCCATTAGAAAATCAGCGATAGAGCTTAAATCAGTTCTTGCTACTCTTAATAAAGGCGATTTTACAGTAGATATTAATGTCTACTGTAGAGACGAACTCGGTAATGCCTGTCAGATTTTACAAGAGATTATTCTAAAACGCAGGAAATTTTTTGCAGAATCAAAAAGGATATCCGATTCTCTTGCATTATCATCTGAAGAGCTTTCAGCAAAAACAGAAGAGATATCCAGAAATCTCAAATCCCAGACAGAGCGTGCAAGTCAGATTGCATCTGCTGCTGAGGAGATGAGCCAGACAGTGGTTGACATAGCAAAGAATGCATCACAGATAGCAGAAGTTTCTGTTACAACAGCCAGTGTGGCAAAAGATGGAAGAGACATGACACTTAATACTGCAAAGGAGATAAAAGTAATAGAAGGTGCCATACAGAAGCTTTCAGAGGTAATCAATGTTTTAGGAGACCGTTCCCGTCAGATTGGAGAGATTGTTACAGTGATAAAAGACATAGCAGACCAGACGAATCTGCTTGCATTGAATGCAGCAATAGAGGCAGCAAGGGCAGGTGAACAGGGTCGGGGTTTTGCGGTTGTAGCAGATGAAGTTCGCAAACTTGCAGAAAGGACAGCAAAGGCGACAGATGAGATAGCGGAGATGATAAGGGGGATACAGACAGAGGTAGATGTGGCAGAGGGTTCGATGGAAGATGCTACAAAGAAGGTGGCAAGTGGAGTTGAGCTGAGTCAGAAAGCTGCAAATATACTCGGACAGATACTTAGTAAGGCAGAGGAACTGCAGAGCATGATACAGCAGATAGCCTCAGCAACAGAGGAGATGAGCTCAGTTACAGACCATATTACTCAGGACATTGGAAGTATTGCAGAGGGAATAAAAGAGATTGCCACTACAGTGGAACAGACGTCTCAAACAGCATCTGACATAAGAAAACTCGGTAAAGATTTAAATATTGCAATAGGAATTCACAAAGCTATAAAGGAGGAATAGGATGATCAAAAAATTCAGTGTTAAAAGAGTTTTACAGGGCAGACTTTTTCTTGGTGAGGAGATTGTATCAGGTATTGTAAAGTTATTAAAAGAAAATGCGATAACCTCTGGGCTAATAAGTGGAATAGGAGCTGTTAAAAAAGCCAGCATAGGCTATTATGACCAGAGTGAAAAGAAGTATGTTTCTCAGGAGTTTAACGAACCAATGGAAATAGTCTCATTAAAAGGAAATATTTCAATAAAAGATGGTGAACCATTTCCTCACATTCACATTGTTCTTTCAAAAGAGGACTTTTCATGTATTGGTGGACATCTTTATGAAGCGGAAGTTTTTGCTTTTGAATTTGAGATCATAGAAATGGAGGGGAATTCTTTTATCAGAGGTTTTGATGAAGAAACAGGGCTTTTTTTATGGAAAAATTAACTCAGCATTTCTTCAAGGGTTACCTTAACGCATTCTGAAAGAGCATTGAGATTATAACCACCTTCAAGAACAAATATCTTTGGACAATAAGATGACCTGAGAATGCTTTTGATTATACTTCTTACGCCCTCAGTGGAAACATTTATATAGCTCATTGGGTCATCCTTATGCATATCATAACCTGCTGAAACAAGAATAAGTTCAGGTTTTGTCTCTCTTATTTTTTGCGGAAGTATATCCTGAAAAACAGTCATATACTCTTTTGTGCCTGAACCAGACCTTAAAGGTACATTATAAGTGCATCCTTCTCCTGCACCTCTTCCTCTTTCAATCTCTCTACCAGTTCCAGGATAAAAAGGAAACTGATGGGAACTAAAATAAAACACAGAACAGTCATCCTCAAATATATGCTGAGTTCCATTTCCATGATGAACATCAATGTCAATTATAAAAATCTTCTTAATTCCCTTTGTTTTTGCATAGGCTGCACCAACAGCAACATTATTGAAAATACAGAATCCCATAGAAGCGTCAATCTCAGCATGATGTCCGGGTGGTCTTACTGCACAGAATACTCCGTCAAAATCTTTATTTAAAACTCCGTCAACAGCATCCAGCACAGCACCCACTGCATAACAGGCAACTTCATAGGTGTATTCACTGAGATAAGTATCAGGATCAAGATAACCTGGTGGAGAATTTTTTATTCGCTCAATATAGTGAGATTCGTGAACCAGAGAAAGTTCTTCTTCAGTTGCTTTTCTTGGTTTAATGTGAATTAATCTATTCCATATTCCTTCGTTTTTAAGATGATTAACAATTGCAACGAGTCTATCCTTTGATTCAGGATGACCTGAAGGAGTCTCATGTTTTAAGAAAATTTCATCATAAATAAATGCAACCTTTTTATCCATAAATGATAATCACTTTTTATTATTTTGTCTCATCAAAATTCAAAATATCCATGTATTCCCATTTTTATTTTTATAATATTATGAAACCGATTGTATTTGCAAATCAAAATTATTAGCCTGCCATAATTTGTCATTCTGACAGCAGATGTAATGTTTTGTTAACTCTGACTACAATTTCAGATGTCAGTAAAACCATTTGAAACTTTTAGCTCTTTTATTTTATGATTTTAGATTATATAAACTACAATGGAGGTTACTATGCAAGAAGCTATGAAAAAGTACTACGAAGAAATCAAAAACTTTAAACTCAATGTTCCAGAGAAATTTTCATTTCCTCTTGATGTCTTTGACAGATGGGGCGATAAAAAAGCTCTGGTATGGACAGACGGCAACGAGGTGAAAACTTTCAGCTTTAATGACTTAACCCAGCTTTCCAGTAAACTCGCAGGAGGCTTTAAAAAGCTTGGAATAAATAAAGGAGATAAAGTTTTAATACTTCTTCCCAATAAACCTGAATGGTGGGTAATTGTTCTTGCAGCTATGAGAATTAATGCTGTTGCAATTCCTGGAACAACGCTACTTACTGCAAAAGATATTGAATACAGACTCAGTGCGGCTCAGATTAAAGCTGTTATATCAGATAGTGAGAATGCACCAAAGATTGAAGAAGCTGTTAATAAATATGGGAAAGATGTAATTTTAATAAATACAGATAATCAACCAGGATGGCATAAATATGGAGAACTTTTAAGTAGTGATGCCTTTATTGGCGAAAGAACATTCTCCAGTGACCCGGCATTTATATTTTTCACCTCTGGCACAACGGGATTACCTAAAATGGTTCTTCATACTCAGGTAAGTTATCCTCTTGCCCATATAATAACAGGAAAGTTCTGGCTTGATTTAAAGCCCGGTGATATTCACTGGAACATCTCTGACACAGGCTGGGCAAAAGCAGCATGGTCAAGCTTTTTTGGACCGTGGAACATGGGAGCCACAGTTTTTAGCTATTACAGAAAGGGTAAGTTTTCACCATCACTGATTGTGGAAACATTAAAAAAATATGAGATAAACACTCTGTGCGGACCTCCTACTGCTTATAGAATGATTGTTAAGGAAATTCCTTTGAATGAATTGAAATTTAAGACAGTAAGGCACTTTGTTGCGGCTGGTGAGCCTTTAAATCCTGAAATAATTAATTTATGGAAAGAAGCAACAGGAGAGTATATTTACAACGGATACGGACAAACAGAAACAGTAAATACTCTTGCCATGCTAAGATTTATTCCCATGAAACCAGGAGCAACAGGACTTTCCACACCAGGTTTTGAAATGGATATAGTTGATGACGACGGTAAGCCTCTTCCTCCTGATACTGAGGGAAATATTGCAATTAAGATAAGTCCTCAAAGACCTGTTGGACTCTTTCAGGAATATATCGGTGACAAATTAGAAATGGCTGCTGCATTTAGAGGTGAATGGTACTATACAAGAGACCGTGGATATAAAGACAGAGATGGATATTTCTGGTTTGTGGGCAGAGAAGATGATGTTATTATAAGTGCAGGATACCGTATTGGTCCTTTTGAAGTTGAAAGCGCTCTTATTAAACATCCTGCTGTAAAAGAGGCTGCTGTTGTGGCAAGTCCTGATGAAGTTAGAGGAGAGGTAGTTAAAGCATTTATTGTTCTTACGCAGGATTATGAACCTTCTGAGAGCCTTGTTAAAGAAATCCAAGAGTTTGTAAAAAAGGAGACCGCACCATACAAATATCCGAGAAAAATAGAGTTTGTTGATGAACTCCCAAAAACAATAAGTGGTAAAATAAAAAGAAAGGAGCTCAAACTGAAAGAGTTTGGTAAGTTAAAATAAATTATGTCATACATAGCAATCATAGGAGCGGGAAGCTGGGGAACAACCCTTGCTTGTCTTCTCTCTAAAAAAGGATTTGATGTAATAATCTGGGCAAGAGAAAAAGAGATTGCCGATGCTGTTAATTATAAAAAAGAAAATCCTCTGTATTTACCTGAGATTAAGCTACCAGATAGCTTAACTGCCACTGATGATATATTTGAAGCGATAAAAAAAGCCCGATTTATTGTAAATGTTGTTCCAACTCAGCATATACGGTCTGTTTTTGCTCCTTTAAAAGGTAAATTAAACGATGAAAATATAATTGTAAGTGCCTCAAAGGGTATAGAAAAAGAAACTTTAAAAACACCTTCAATGATTCTTGAAGAAATTCTGAATAAAAACGTTTATGTACTTTCAGGTCCTTCCTTTGCAATTGAAGTTGCTCAAGAAAAACCCACAGCTGTAACAATCTCTGGTGAAGACAAAACACTGAGACTGCTTTTACAAGAAATCTTCAGCACTCCTTATTTTCGCGTATATGAACACGATGATCCTCTTGGAGCAGAAATCGGAGGAGCTGTAAAAAATGTTATCGCAATTGCTGCTGGTATATGTGATGCTCTTGAACTTGGCAATAATGCAAGAGCAGCGCTTATTACAAGGGGATTACACGAGATCATAAGGCTTGGTAAAAAAATGGGAGCAAAAGAAATAACCTTCTCAGGATTAAGCGGACTTGGAGACCTCT from Thermodesulfovibrio sp. 3907-1M harbors:
- a CDS encoding NAD(P)H-dependent glycerol-3-phosphate dehydrogenase; the protein is MMSYIAIIGAGSWGTTLACLLSKKGFDVIIWAREKEIADAVNYKKENPLYLPEIKLPDSLTATDDIFEAIKKARFIVNVVPTQHIRSVFAPLKGKLNDENIIVSASKGIEKETLKTPSMILEEILNKNVYVLSGPSFAIEVAQEKPTAVTISGEDKTLRLLLQEIFSTPYFRVYEHDDPLGAEIGGAVKNVIAIAAGICDALELGNNARAALITRGLHEIIRLGKKMGAKEITFSGLSGLGDLFLTCTSKLSRNFTVGYRLGRGESLQEISKSMRGVAEGVETSLSLMQLSKKLDVEMPITSEVYQVIYEGKSPQQAAWDLMNRTLKPEFY
- a CDS encoding acyl--CoA ligase; protein product: MQEAMKKYYEEIKNFKLNVPEKFSFPLDVFDRWGDKKALVWTDGNEVKTFSFNDLTQLSSKLAGGFKKLGINKGDKVLILLPNKPEWWVIVLAAMRINAVAIPGTTLLTAKDIEYRLSAAQIKAVISDSENAPKIEEAVNKYGKDVILINTDNQPGWHKYGELLSSDAFIGERTFSSDPAFIFFTSGTTGLPKMVLHTQVSYPLAHIITGKFWLDLKPGDIHWNISDTGWAKAAWSSFFGPWNMGATVFSYYRKGKFSPSLIVETLKKYEINTLCGPPTAYRMIVKEIPLNELKFKTVRHFVAAGEPLNPEIINLWKEATGEYIYNGYGQTETVNTLAMLRFIPMKPGATGLSTPGFEMDIVDDDGKPLPPDTEGNIAIKISPQRPVGLFQEYIGDKLEMAAAFRGEWYYTRDRGYKDRDGYFWFVGREDDVIISAGYRIGPFEVESALIKHPAVKEAAVVASPDEVRGEVVKAFIVLTQDYEPSESLVKEIQEFVKKETAPYKYPRKIEFVDELPKTISGKIKRKELKLKEFGKLK
- a CDS encoding PPC domain-containing DNA-binding protein, which codes for MIKKFSVKRVLQGRLFLGEEIVSGIVKLLKENAITSGLISGIGAVKKASIGYYDQSEKKYVSQEFNEPMEIVSLKGNISIKDGEPFPHIHIVLSKEDFSCIGGHLYEAEVFAFEFEIIEMEGNSFIRGFDEETGLFLWKN
- a CDS encoding methyl-accepting chemotaxis protein, producing the protein MLGDLSIGKKLGIGFGIVITSLILIAVLGLVGFVQIQSLKDENVLTTIKTICLLITGIALFTTLIGFFLAISISQSIRKSAIELKSVLATLNKGDFTVDINVYCRDELGNACQILQEIILKRRKFFAESKRISDSLALSSEELSAKTEEISRNLKSQTERASQIASAAEEMSQTVVDIAKNASQIAEVSVTTASVAKDGRDMTLNTAKEIKVIEGAIQKLSEVINVLGDRSRQIGEIVTVIKDIADQTNLLALNAAIEAARAGEQGRGFAVVADEVRKLAERTAKATDEIAEMIRGIQTEVDVAEGSMEDATKKVASGVELSQKAANILGQILSKAEELQSMIQQIASATEEMSSVTDHITQDIGSIAEGIKEIATTVEQTSQTASDIRKLGKDLNIAIGIHKAIKEE
- a CDS encoding histone deacetylase → MDKKVAFIYDEIFLKHETPSGHPESKDRLVAIVNHLKNEGIWNRLIHIKPRKATEEELSLVHESHYIERIKNSPPGYLDPDTYLSEYTYEVACYAVGAVLDAVDGVLNKDFDGVFCAVRPPGHHAEIDASMGFCIFNNVAVGAAYAKTKGIKKIFIIDIDVHHGNGTQHIFEDDCSVFYFSSHQFPFYPGTGREIERGRGAGEGCTYNVPLRSGSGTKEYMTVFQDILPQKIRETKPELILVSAGYDMHKDDPMSYINVSTEGVRSIIKSILRSSYCPKIFVLEGGYNLNALSECVKVTLEEMLS